From one Plantibacter flavus genomic stretch:
- the pepN gene encoding aminopeptidase N has product MPGENLTRVEAQERRALVDTSSYEVVLDLTTGPEVFRSTTTVRFTGEPGASTFIDAMTRTVHSVTLNGVELDPSTVSDGVRIQLDGLAAENVLVVDADAEYTNTGEGLHRFVDPVDGEVYLYSQFEVPDSRRVFAVFEQPDLKATFTFTITAPAAWQVVSNSPTPEPVPAHDGAATWSFAPTQRISSYITAIVAGPYDVVRSELTSSDGRTIPLGVFARKSLAEYLDADYIFEKTRQGFAYYEEKFAYPYPFEKYDQLFVPEFNAGAMENAGAVTFTETYVFRSKVTDAIKERRVVTILHELAHMWFGDLVTMKWWNDLWLNESFAEWASTIATAEATEWTEAWTTFNAMEKTWAYRQDQLPSTHPIVATINDLEDVQVNFDGITYAKGGSVLKQLAAWVGIEAFFAGVGNYFRKHEFGNTVLDDLLVELEATSGRDLREWSKLWLETAGVGTLSPEFTVDADGAFTAFAVRQTVPADYDTLRPHRLAIGLYRLQDGKLVRTRRVELDVDGALTEVPELVGETQPDLVLLNDDDLAYAKIRLDERSLATAIGHLASIEDPLARSLVWGAAWDATRDAESSASDYVELVLGNIATETESTTLRTTLGQLGLAARNYVAPERRLATVSRVGDALWTLAQEAEAGSDAQFQFVKFFAALASTPEHGEHLRALRDGSAALPGLEIDTDLRWELLEGLVLLGLADGSDIDAALAEDNTANGAQAAARARATIPTVEGKRAAFDSVVEHDDQPNAIVRNVGLGFGHVIDPAVLQPLVEPYFAALTSVWESRSYKIAEYIVEGLYPAALASTELRDRTRAWLDANADVPALRRMLVEALAGVERALAAQARDAA; this is encoded by the coding sequence GTGCCAGGAGAGAACCTCACCCGAGTCGAAGCCCAGGAGCGCAGGGCGCTCGTCGACACGTCGAGCTACGAGGTCGTGCTCGACCTCACGACCGGTCCCGAGGTGTTCCGCAGCACCACGACGGTCCGCTTCACCGGTGAACCCGGTGCTTCGACCTTCATCGACGCCATGACGCGCACCGTCCACTCCGTCACGCTGAACGGCGTCGAGCTCGACCCGTCGACCGTCTCCGACGGCGTGCGCATCCAGCTCGACGGCCTCGCTGCGGAGAACGTGCTCGTCGTCGACGCTGACGCCGAGTACACCAACACCGGTGAGGGCCTCCACCGATTCGTCGACCCCGTCGACGGCGAGGTGTACCTGTACAGCCAGTTCGAGGTGCCGGACTCCCGTCGGGTGTTCGCGGTGTTCGAGCAGCCCGATCTGAAGGCGACGTTCACCTTCACGATCACGGCGCCCGCGGCCTGGCAGGTCGTCAGCAACTCCCCCACGCCCGAGCCGGTACCGGCGCACGACGGCGCGGCGACCTGGAGCTTCGCACCCACGCAGCGCATCTCCTCCTACATCACCGCGATCGTGGCCGGCCCGTACGACGTGGTGCGCAGCGAGCTCACCTCGAGCGACGGCCGGACCATCCCGCTGGGCGTCTTCGCGCGGAAGAGCCTGGCGGAGTACCTCGACGCCGACTACATCTTCGAGAAGACGCGTCAGGGCTTCGCGTACTACGAGGAGAAGTTCGCGTACCCCTATCCGTTCGAGAAGTACGACCAGCTCTTCGTCCCCGAGTTCAACGCGGGCGCGATGGAGAACGCCGGCGCGGTGACCTTCACCGAGACCTACGTGTTCCGCTCGAAGGTGACCGACGCGATCAAGGAGCGCCGGGTCGTCACGATCCTGCACGAGCTCGCGCACATGTGGTTCGGCGACCTCGTCACCATGAAGTGGTGGAACGACCTGTGGTTGAACGAGTCGTTCGCCGAATGGGCTTCGACGATCGCCACCGCGGAGGCCACCGAGTGGACCGAGGCGTGGACGACGTTCAACGCGATGGAGAAGACCTGGGCCTACCGCCAGGACCAGCTGCCGTCGACGCACCCCATCGTCGCGACCATCAACGATCTCGAGGACGTCCAGGTCAACTTCGACGGCATCACCTACGCCAAGGGCGGCTCCGTCCTGAAGCAGCTCGCCGCATGGGTGGGCATCGAGGCGTTCTTCGCCGGAGTCGGCAACTACTTCCGCAAGCACGAGTTCGGCAACACGGTGCTCGACGACCTGCTCGTCGAGCTCGAGGCGACGAGCGGCCGTGACCTCCGCGAGTGGTCGAAGCTGTGGCTGGAGACCGCCGGGGTCGGGACGTTGAGCCCGGAGTTCACGGTCGACGCCGACGGCGCGTTCACCGCGTTCGCCGTCCGTCAGACGGTCCCCGCGGACTACGACACGCTGCGTCCGCACCGCCTCGCCATCGGCCTGTACCGGCTGCAGGACGGCAAGCTCGTCCGCACCCGACGCGTCGAACTCGACGTCGACGGGGCGCTCACCGAGGTGCCGGAGCTCGTCGGTGAGACGCAGCCCGACCTGGTGCTGCTGAACGACGACGACCTCGCCTACGCGAAGATCCGCCTCGACGAGCGGTCGCTCGCGACGGCGATCGGCCACCTCGCTTCGATCGAGGACCCGCTCGCACGCTCGCTGGTCTGGGGCGCCGCCTGGGACGCGACCCGCGACGCCGAGTCGAGCGCCTCCGACTACGTGGAGCTCGTCCTCGGGAACATCGCCACGGAGACCGAGTCGACGACCCTGCGCACGACGCTCGGCCAGCTCGGTCTGGCCGCGCGCAACTACGTCGCTCCGGAACGCCGCCTGGCGACCGTCTCCCGGGTCGGCGACGCGCTCTGGACGCTCGCCCAGGAGGCTGAGGCCGGCTCGGACGCGCAGTTCCAGTTCGTGAAGTTCTTCGCCGCCCTCGCCTCGACCCCCGAGCACGGCGAGCACCTGCGTGCGCTGCGCGACGGCTCCGCGGCACTCCCGGGCCTGGAGATCGACACGGACCTCCGCTGGGAGCTCCTCGAGGGCCTGGTCCTCCTCGGCCTCGCGGACGGTTCGGACATCGATGCGGCGCTCGCCGAGGACAACACGGCGAACGGTGCGCAGGCGGCCGCTCGCGCACGGGCGACGATCCCCACCGTCGAGGGCAAGCGTGCGGCGTTCGACTCGGTCGTCGAGCACGACGACCAGCCGAACGCGATCGTCCGGAACGTCGGTCTCGGGTTCGGGCATGTCATCGACCCGGCCGTCCTGCAGCCGCTCGTCGAGCCGTACTTCGCCGCGCTCACCTCGGTCTGGGAGTCGCGCAGCTACAAGATCGCCGAGTACATCGTCGAGGGGCTCTACCCGGCGGCGCTCGCCTCCACCGAGCTCCGCGACCGCACCCGCGCGTGGCTGGACGCCAACGCCGATGTCCCGGCACTCCGACGCATGCTCGTCGAAGCCCTCGCCGGGGTCGAGCGGGCACTCGCGGCACAGGCACGGGACGCCGCATGA
- a CDS encoding gamma carbonic anhydrase family protein — MTLHGTVRKLSDGRSPRIDPSAYTAPGSVLVGAVALAADSSVWYNAVLRADSDSITLGAGSNIQDGVAVHTDSGHPTVIGRNVSVGHNAVVHGCTVEDDCLIGMGSVVLSGAVIGAGSLVAGGAVVLEGMIVPPGSLVAGVPAKVRRELTADEQEAIRQNAAHYVALRAVHAAAVDED, encoded by the coding sequence ATGACGCTGCACGGTACGGTCAGGAAACTCTCAGACGGACGCTCGCCCCGCATCGATCCGAGCGCCTACACGGCGCCGGGATCCGTGCTGGTGGGGGCCGTCGCGCTCGCCGCGGATTCGAGCGTCTGGTACAACGCCGTCCTGCGTGCGGACTCCGACTCGATCACGCTCGGCGCCGGGTCCAACATCCAGGACGGGGTCGCCGTGCACACGGACAGCGGCCACCCGACGGTCATCGGGCGCAACGTCTCCGTCGGACACAACGCGGTCGTCCACGGCTGCACCGTCGAGGACGACTGCCTCATCGGTATGGGTTCCGTGGTCCTGAGCGGAGCCGTGATCGGTGCCGGGTCGCTCGTCGCCGGGGGAGCCGTGGTCCTCGAGGGCATGATCGTGCCGCCCGGTTCGCTCGTCGCGGGGGTCCCGGCCAAGGTGCGGCGGGAGTTGACGGCCGACGAGCAGGAGGCGATCCGGCAGAACGCAGCGCACTACGTCGCGCTCAGAGCGGTCCACGCCGCAGCCGTCGACGAGGATTAG
- a CDS encoding DsbA family protein → MTTSAADNTRVDFWFDPSCPWAWMTSRWVDEVTEARNLDVHWHIMSLAVLNEDQDVSDDYRAFFPRALRYTRLVAAAAAEHGHAVVKPLYDALGTRIHPGGRAEDVDAVIAEALAETGLPAALAEASTTDAYDGPMRESHFDGIGRVGQDVGTPVIAIDDVAFFGPVISPAPKGEQALALWDGVVAAAAYPGFFELKRSRTADPIFD, encoded by the coding sequence ATGACGACTTCCGCTGCAGACAACACCCGCGTCGACTTCTGGTTCGACCCCTCCTGCCCGTGGGCCTGGATGACCTCGCGTTGGGTCGACGAGGTCACCGAAGCCCGGAACCTCGACGTCCACTGGCACATCATGAGCCTCGCCGTCCTCAACGAGGACCAGGACGTCAGCGACGACTACCGGGCCTTCTTCCCCCGGGCGCTCCGATACACGCGTCTCGTCGCCGCTGCGGCAGCCGAGCACGGACACGCGGTCGTCAAGCCGCTCTACGACGCGCTCGGGACGCGGATCCACCCCGGCGGACGCGCGGAGGACGTCGACGCCGTGATCGCCGAAGCCCTCGCCGAGACCGGGCTCCCGGCGGCGCTCGCCGAAGCGTCGACGACGGACGCCTACGACGGGCCCATGCGCGAGAGCCACTTCGACGGCATCGGCCGGGTCGGCCAGGATGTCGGCACCCCCGTCATCGCGATCGACGACGTGGCGTTCTTCGGACCCGTCATCTCGCCGGCGCCGAAGGGCGAGCAGGCGCTCGCACTGTGGGACGGTGTCGTCGCCGCTGCCGCCTACCCGGGCTTCTTCGAGCTGAAGCGCAGCCGGACGGCGGACCCGATCTTCGACTGA
- a CDS encoding amidohydrolase, producing the protein MTEHRPGPVGDLVTTIADVHLSGPRRGGSSDAERVDVLLDGGSIVAIRPADPEVLLSSDPGVLDGGGGFLLPGLWDHHVHFTQWARTARRVDLSSAASAAEAVELVAERIAQEADGDGWVEGARFRDALWPDTPTFALLDAIAPDREVVLVSADLHCCWLNSAALRATGFADHPTGLLREEESFAVLKQLDQVADELSDRWVDAAADQAASRGVVGVVDLEMRWNAADWIRRVGNGTRALRISFGVYAEHLERAIDAGLVTGGVLAGTDGLVQVGPFKVITDGSLNTRTACCDAPYPGSAPGTDAHGMLNVPPERLTALLTLATANGLHCAVHAIGDRANTLALDAIETTGAKGTIEHAQLLRASDLARFARTGTAASVQPEHAMDDRDIAEVHWAGRTDRAFVLRSLLDAGATLRLGSDAPVAPLDPWVSIAAAVTRSRDGREAWHGEQAITVEEALAASTRGDDDVVAVGRPADLVVVGFDPFSCAPEALRTMPVLATMLGGRLTAAVRPGPGA; encoded by the coding sequence ATGACCGAGCACCGCCCTGGACCCGTCGGCGACCTCGTCACGACGATCGCCGACGTCCACTTGTCCGGACCGCGCCGCGGAGGCTCGTCCGACGCCGAACGGGTCGACGTCCTGCTGGATGGCGGCTCGATCGTGGCGATCCGACCCGCCGATCCCGAGGTCCTGCTCAGCTCCGACCCGGGGGTGTTGGACGGTGGTGGTGGCTTCCTCCTGCCGGGGCTCTGGGACCACCACGTGCACTTCACCCAGTGGGCGCGCACGGCCAGGCGCGTTGACCTGTCCTCGGCCGCATCCGCCGCCGAGGCGGTCGAGTTGGTCGCTGAGCGGATCGCTCAGGAGGCCGACGGTGACGGCTGGGTCGAGGGCGCGAGGTTCCGGGACGCCCTCTGGCCGGACACTCCGACGTTCGCCCTGCTCGACGCGATCGCACCGGACCGCGAGGTCGTGCTGGTCAGCGCCGACCTCCACTGCTGCTGGCTGAACAGCGCGGCGCTCCGGGCCACGGGCTTCGCCGACCATCCCACCGGCCTGTTGCGGGAGGAGGAGTCGTTCGCCGTCCTCAAGCAGCTCGACCAGGTCGCCGACGAGCTCTCCGACCGCTGGGTCGACGCCGCAGCCGACCAGGCGGCATCCCGCGGCGTCGTCGGTGTCGTCGACCTGGAGATGCGCTGGAACGCCGCGGACTGGATCCGTCGGGTCGGGAACGGGACTCGCGCGCTGCGCATCTCCTTCGGCGTGTACGCCGAGCACCTCGAGCGCGCGATCGACGCCGGGCTCGTGACCGGCGGAGTACTCGCCGGAACGGACGGTTTGGTGCAGGTCGGCCCGTTTAAGGTCATCACCGACGGATCCCTCAACACCCGGACGGCCTGCTGCGACGCGCCCTATCCGGGTTCGGCTCCTGGAACCGACGCGCACGGGATGCTCAACGTCCCGCCGGAGCGACTCACCGCATTGCTCACCCTTGCGACCGCCAACGGCCTCCACTGTGCGGTGCACGCCATCGGCGACCGAGCCAACACCCTTGCGCTCGACGCCATCGAGACGACCGGCGCGAAGGGCACGATCGAGCACGCGCAGCTCCTCCGGGCGTCGGACCTCGCGCGGTTCGCGCGGACCGGAACGGCTGCGAGCGTCCAGCCGGAACACGCGATGGACGATCGGGACATCGCCGAGGTCCACTGGGCCGGGCGCACCGACCGTGCCTTCGTGCTCCGCAGCCTCCTCGACGCCGGTGCAACGCTCCGACTCGGTTCCGACGCCCCGGTCGCTCCGCTCGACCCGTGGGTCTCCATCGCCGCCGCCGTGACGCGCAGCCGCGATGGACGCGAGGCCTGGCACGGCGAGCAGGCCATCACGGTCGAGGAGGCGCTGGCGGCGTCGACCAGAGGAGACGACGACGTGGTGGCCGTCGGCCGCCCCGCCGACCTCGTCGTCGTGGGGTTCGACCCGTTCTCCTGCGCGCCGGAGGCCCTGCGCACCATGCCGGTCCTGGCGACGATGCTGGGTGGGCGCCTGACGGCAGCCGTGAGGCCCGGCCCGGGGGCGTGA
- a CDS encoding ribose-5-phosphate isomerase has protein sequence MRIHIATDHAGLELSQFLQDHLRAAGHDVVDHGPAEYDALDDYPAFCINAAKGVVRDQQAGVDALGVVFGGSGNGEQIAANKVVGVRAALVWNLSTAQLARQHNDANVISIGARQHSTDEAVSFIDAFIAEPFSLEERHARRIAQLAEFEATGTIAGKHVDA, from the coding sequence ATGCGCATCCACATCGCCACCGATCACGCCGGTCTCGAGCTCAGTCAGTTCCTGCAGGACCACCTGCGCGCAGCCGGTCACGACGTCGTCGACCACGGCCCGGCCGAGTACGACGCGTTGGACGACTACCCGGCGTTCTGCATCAACGCGGCGAAGGGCGTCGTGCGCGACCAGCAGGCCGGTGTTGACGCCCTCGGCGTGGTGTTCGGCGGCTCGGGCAACGGCGAGCAGATCGCCGCGAACAAGGTCGTCGGTGTCCGCGCGGCGCTCGTCTGGAACCTCAGCACGGCGCAGCTGGCTCGGCAGCACAACGACGCCAACGTCATCTCGATCGGTGCGCGTCAGCACAGCACCGACGAGGCGGTGTCCTTCATCGACGCGTTCATCGCCGAGCCGTTCAGCCTCGAGGAACGTCACGCCCGTCGGATCGCCCAGCTCGCCGAGTTCGAGGCGACCGGCACCATCGCCGGCAAGCACGTCGACGCCTGA
- a CDS encoding Dps family protein, whose protein sequence is MTDITTSIPQAVANPDVAAGTAQFLSPVVVDLTAIVVNGKQAHWHVRGANFIGVHELLDDIVDHAQEWADLAAERIVALGLPVDARLSTVAAKTSTPELSEGFQQSDRTIAEVIALIDAASASVNTAVDELDELDQTSQDIAIEIARGLDKDRWFLFAHLSR, encoded by the coding sequence ATGACCGACATCACCACCTCCATTCCGCAGGCCGTCGCCAACCCGGACGTCGCAGCAGGCACCGCGCAGTTCCTCAGCCCCGTCGTCGTCGACCTCACCGCCATCGTCGTCAACGGCAAGCAGGCCCACTGGCACGTGCGTGGTGCGAACTTCATCGGCGTCCACGAACTGCTCGACGACATCGTCGACCACGCGCAGGAGTGGGCCGACCTCGCCGCGGAGCGCATCGTCGCCCTCGGCCTCCCGGTCGACGCACGCCTCAGCACCGTCGCCGCGAAGACCAGCACGCCCGAGCTGAGCGAGGGCTTCCAGCAGTCCGACCGCACCATCGCCGAGGTCATCGCCCTCATCGACGCAGCGTCCGCCTCGGTCAACACCGCGGTCGACGAGCTCGACGAGCTCGACCAGACCAGCCAGGACATCGCGATCGAGATCGCCCGCGGCCTCGACAAGGACCGCTGGTTCCTCTTCGCCCACCTCAGCCGCTAG
- a CDS encoding mechanosensitive ion channel family protein, translated as MNWDEIWPDVTAFLWTAGWKIIGVVIVIGLAFAAAWVLRFVIRRVVGRIVSGVKKSADVTDTQSLLASPLAAVRLVQRTRTLGTVLSNIVNVTIVIVAAILVVNVIDSSIIGSFALLTAAVGAGLGFGAQNIVKDILNGLFMVVEDQLGVGDVVDLGPATGVVETVGIRITQVRDVNGTLWFVRNGEILRVGNMSQGWSRVIIDLAIPYDTDVEAVQERMLDTANELAHDPKWRSRILEKPELWGLESISGDALVIRLVIKTRTSAKDDVARELRMRLKRAVDEMDVKLPSLNSIVLSGFEGAASVTGSRPPRTHPTTVVPPRAPKTKRPPRGQQ; from the coding sequence ATGAACTGGGATGAGATCTGGCCTGACGTGACCGCCTTCCTCTGGACGGCGGGGTGGAAGATCATCGGCGTGGTGATCGTGATCGGCCTGGCGTTCGCCGCCGCATGGGTGCTCCGATTCGTCATCCGACGCGTCGTCGGCCGCATCGTGAGTGGCGTCAAGAAGAGCGCCGACGTCACCGACACGCAATCGCTGCTCGCCTCGCCGCTGGCCGCCGTCCGACTCGTCCAACGCACACGGACCCTCGGCACCGTGCTCAGCAACATCGTCAACGTCACCATCGTCATCGTCGCGGCCATCCTCGTCGTCAACGTCATCGACTCGAGCATCATCGGCTCCTTCGCCCTGCTGACGGCAGCGGTCGGTGCCGGTCTCGGTTTCGGCGCGCAGAACATCGTCAAGGACATCCTCAACGGCCTGTTCATGGTGGTCGAGGACCAACTGGGCGTGGGCGACGTGGTCGATCTCGGGCCCGCCACCGGCGTCGTCGAGACCGTCGGTATCCGGATCACCCAAGTACGCGATGTCAACGGCACGCTCTGGTTCGTCCGGAACGGCGAGATCCTGCGGGTCGGCAACATGTCGCAGGGCTGGTCGCGGGTCATCATCGACCTGGCGATCCCGTACGACACCGACGTCGAGGCCGTCCAGGAGCGCATGCTCGACACGGCGAACGAACTCGCCCACGACCCCAAGTGGCGCTCCCGCATCCTCGAGAAGCCCGAGCTGTGGGGTCTCGAGTCGATCTCGGGCGACGCCCTCGTCATCCGCCTTGTCATCAAGACGCGCACGAGTGCCAAGGACGACGTGGCTCGCGAACTGCGGATGCGGTTGAAGCGGGCCGTCGACGAGATGGACGTCAAGCTGCCGTCGCTCAACAGCATCGTCCTCTCGGGCTTCGAGGGTGCCGCAAGTGTGACCGGTTCGCGTCCCCCGCGCACCCACCCGACCACGGTGGTCCCGCCACGGGCGCCGAAGACCAAGCGACCCCCGAGAGGGCAGCAGTGA
- a CDS encoding response regulator produces the protein MTDPVRILLVDDQQLIRLGFGLVLGAEDDLDVVGEASNGAEAIHLAATLRPDVILMDVRMPGLDGIEATRRIVAANPDSRIIILTTFDLDEYAFGALRAGASGFLLKDALPNELTSAIRAVHAGDAAVSTRITKRMLELFATALPGTPAAAEDGSAAELAELTPREHDILVAMAEGLSNAEIAAHFVLSESTVKTHVGRVLMKLQLRDRVQAVIFAYKHGLVRP, from the coding sequence ATGACCGACCCCGTCCGCATCCTGCTCGTCGACGACCAACAGCTCATCCGGCTCGGATTCGGTCTCGTGCTCGGCGCGGAGGACGATCTGGACGTGGTCGGTGAGGCTTCGAACGGCGCCGAGGCGATCCACCTCGCCGCCACCCTGCGGCCCGACGTGATCCTCATGGACGTCCGGATGCCGGGACTCGACGGGATCGAGGCGACCAGGAGGATCGTCGCCGCGAACCCCGACAGTCGCATCATCATCCTGACGACCTTCGACCTCGACGAGTACGCCTTCGGAGCGCTGCGGGCCGGCGCGAGCGGCTTCCTCCTGAAGGACGCCCTGCCGAACGAGCTGACGTCCGCGATCCGTGCGGTCCACGCCGGCGACGCCGCCGTCTCGACCCGCATCACGAAACGGATGCTCGAACTCTTCGCGACGGCCCTCCCCGGCACGCCCGCGGCCGCCGAGGACGGCTCGGCCGCAGAACTCGCCGAGCTGACACCGCGGGAGCACGACATCCTCGTCGCCATGGCGGAGGGGCTGAGCAACGCGGAGATCGCCGCCCACTTCGTCCTCTCCGAGTCGACGGTGAAGACACACGTCGGTCGCGTGCTCATGAAGCTGCAGCTGCGCGACCGCGTGCAGGCCGTCATCTTCGCCTACAAGCACGGACTCGTGCGTCCATGA
- a CDS encoding sensor histidine kinase: protein MTARKPSSAPDRAATEAALMLPRPPGVVRRWWSRHPWTADSLIAAGYLLVALSVSTVEWFDVDLAAQPGRIALAVAIVGVTTLAVLLRRRRPLAMAVLVIVVGLVSVAQTVGVDAFAVPILLYSVAVYRTVALGWQAFAAAAVVAVLAPFLPWAAPHAPGEPQQTIISVVLFALFGLLIGINVGNRKRYVEALVDRAAQLARERDQQAQLAAVAERTRIAREMHDIVSHSLTVIVALSEGALATKDPTASRSAMTAVTDAARSSLVDMRRMLGVLRETGSAPLAPQPDAASIPALVETFRGLGLPVALTASGPSTDDPSILLAVHRITQEALTNALRYAERPKRVDVVITTDDEHLELIVENDGSIPDAPSLGAGQGLLGLRERVAFQGGQVTAGAVGDRLWRVHAVLPLEPRPTRTSPPTTEPRGTTP from the coding sequence GTGACCGCTCGGAAGCCCTCCTCCGCCCCGGACCGGGCCGCGACGGAAGCCGCACTGATGCTCCCGCGCCCGCCCGGGGTCGTCCGACGCTGGTGGTCGAGGCATCCGTGGACCGCCGACTCGCTCATCGCCGCCGGGTACCTCCTCGTCGCCCTCTCGGTCAGCACCGTCGAGTGGTTCGACGTCGACCTGGCGGCCCAGCCCGGTCGCATCGCCCTCGCCGTCGCGATCGTGGGCGTCACGACGCTCGCCGTCCTGCTCAGGCGACGGCGTCCGCTCGCGATGGCCGTGCTCGTCATCGTCGTCGGGCTCGTCTCGGTCGCGCAGACGGTGGGCGTCGACGCGTTCGCGGTGCCGATCCTGCTGTACTCCGTGGCCGTGTACCGGACCGTCGCACTGGGCTGGCAGGCCTTCGCCGCCGCCGCGGTCGTCGCCGTCCTCGCCCCCTTCCTGCCCTGGGCCGCGCCACACGCACCGGGAGAGCCGCAGCAGACCATCATCTCGGTCGTCCTCTTCGCGCTCTTCGGGCTGCTGATCGGGATCAACGTCGGCAATCGCAAGCGGTACGTCGAAGCCCTCGTCGATCGGGCGGCACAGCTGGCCCGCGAGCGCGACCAGCAGGCCCAGCTCGCCGCCGTCGCCGAGCGGACCCGCATCGCCCGCGAGATGCACGACATCGTCTCCCACAGTCTCACCGTCATCGTCGCGCTGAGCGAGGGGGCCCTGGCGACGAAGGACCCGACGGCGTCCCGATCCGCCATGACCGCCGTCACCGACGCCGCCCGGAGCTCCCTCGTCGACATGCGACGCATGCTGGGGGTCCTCCGTGAGACCGGCAGCGCGCCCCTCGCTCCGCAACCCGACGCCGCGTCGATCCCCGCGCTCGTCGAGACCTTCCGCGGACTCGGCCTGCCGGTCGCACTCACCGCCTCCGGGCCGTCGACGGACGACCCGTCGATCCTGCTCGCCGTGCACCGCATCACGCAGGAGGCCCTCACGAACGCGCTGCGGTACGCGGAGCGGCCGAAGCGCGTCGACGTCGTCATCACCACCGACGACGAGCACCTCGAGCTCATCGTCGAGAACGACGGGTCCATTCCGGACGCGCCGTCGCTCGGCGCCGGCCAGGGCTTGCTGGGCCTCCGTGAACGCGTCGCGTTCCAGGGGGGTCAGGTCACCGCCGGAGCCGTCGGCGATCGACTGTGGCGCGTCCATGCCGTCCTGCCACTGGAACCACGTCCGACGAGAACGTCCCCGCCGACCACCGAACCACGAGGAACCACACCATGA
- a CDS encoding Fpg/Nei family DNA glycosylase has product MPEGHSVHRIARQFAQNFVGHRVAVSSPQGRFAEGAAVLDGRTVTDAKAVGKQMFLEFDDGLWLRVHLGLYGAWDFAGEIRSDPTIAASNGRMGQTNQRGTVLDDDDAPIHDADGENSLHSIGAPRRARVRMSEQSSPLAEIDERFPPEPVGQVRVRLLTETTVADLRGPTACEVIDAAGVQAVIDRLGPDPLLDPSAEAGERFVSRAHRKGSPIGLLLMDQQIISGIGNVYRAELLFRARLDPHRTGKTVPVETLREIWLDWTRLLAIGVETGQMMTMDDLSAADYRLAMANRADRHWVYKREGLPCRVCGTNILLEEMGARKLYWCPNCQR; this is encoded by the coding sequence ATGCCCGAGGGGCACTCCGTCCATCGCATCGCCCGACAGTTCGCTCAGAACTTCGTCGGACACCGGGTCGCCGTGTCGTCTCCCCAGGGGCGCTTCGCCGAGGGTGCCGCCGTGCTCGACGGCCGGACGGTCACCGACGCCAAGGCCGTGGGCAAGCAGATGTTCCTCGAGTTCGACGACGGACTGTGGTTGCGGGTGCACCTCGGTCTGTACGGCGCGTGGGACTTCGCCGGTGAGATCCGGTCGGACCCGACCATCGCCGCCTCGAACGGCCGCATGGGGCAGACGAACCAGCGCGGCACGGTGCTCGACGACGACGATGCGCCGATCCACGATGCGGACGGGGAGAACTCCCTGCACAGCATCGGTGCACCGCGCCGGGCCAGGGTCCGGATGTCCGAGCAGTCGAGTCCACTCGCCGAGATCGACGAGCGGTTCCCACCCGAACCGGTGGGTCAGGTGCGCGTGCGGCTGTTGACCGAGACGACCGTGGCGGACCTCCGCGGGCCGACCGCCTGCGAGGTGATCGACGCCGCCGGGGTGCAGGCCGTCATCGATCGGCTCGGACCGGATCCACTGCTCGACCCGAGCGCGGAGGCGGGGGAGCGGTTCGTGTCGCGTGCGCACCGCAAGGGTTCCCCGATCGGCCTGCTCCTCATGGATCAGCAGATCATCAGCGGGATCGGCAACGTCTACCGCGCCGAACTGCTGTTCCGCGCCCGTCTCGATCCGCACCGCACCGGGAAGACGGTCCCCGTCGAGACGCTCCGCGAGATCTGGCTCGACTGGACGCGTTTGCTCGCGATCGGGGTCGAGACCGGACAGATGATGACGATGGACGACCTGTCGGCGGCCGACTACCGCCTCGCGATGGCCAACCGCGCCGATCGCCACTGGGTCTACAAGCGGGAGGGACTGCCGTGCCGGGTCTGCGGGACGAACATCCTCCTCGAGGAGATGGGCGCCCGCAAGCTGTACTGGTGCCCGAACTGTCAGCGCTGA